The Bos indicus x Bos taurus breed Angus x Brahman F1 hybrid chromosome 15, Bos_hybrid_MaternalHap_v2.0, whole genome shotgun sequence genome includes a window with the following:
- the LOC113905496 gene encoding olfactory receptor 2AT4-like has translation MYATACNGSKDSSPIFYLVGIPSLQDVFFLPVFFIFLSFYLLILVGNALILVAVVIEPRLHKPMYFFLINLSALDILFTTTTVPKMLSLLLPGDHYLSFSACFLQMYLFHSFSCSEAFILVVMAYDRYVAICRPLHYPVLMTPQTNAALAASAWLTALLLPIPAVVQTSHMAFDSTVYIYHCFWDHLAVVQASCSDASPQTLMGFCIAMVVSFLPLLLVLLSYAHILASVLRIGSREGRSKAFSTCSSHLLAVGTYYSSIAIAYVAYRADLPLDFHIVGNVVFAILTPVLNPLIYTLRNKDVKAAITKISCPQDLGPSEDL, from the coding sequence ATGTATGCCACAGCCTGTAATGGATCAAAAGACTCTTCACCCATCTTCTACCTGGTGGGCATCCCCTCTCTACAGGACGTCTTCTTCCTCCctgtcttcttcatcttcttgTCCTTCTACCTGCTTATCCTGGTGGGTAATGCCCTGATCTTGGTGGCCGTGGTGATAGAGCCCAGACTCCATaagcccatgtacttcttcctgatCAACCTCTCAGCCCTGGACATCCTCTTCACCACAACCACTGTCCCAAAGATGCTATCCCTCCTCTTACCTGGGGATCACTACCTCAGCTTCTCTGCCTGCTTCCTGCAGATGTACCTCTTCCACAGCTTCTCCTGCTCTGAAGCCTTCATCCTGGTcgtcatggcctatgaccgctatgtggctaTCTGCCGCCCGCTGCATTACCCTGTGCTCATGACCCCACAGACCAATGCTGCCCTGGCAGCAAGTGCCTGGCTCACCGCCCTCCTTCTGCCCATCCCAGCAGTGGTGCAGACCTCCCACATGGCTTTTGACAGCACTGTTTACATCTACCACTGCTTCTGGGACCACTTAGCTGTGGTCCAGGCCTCCTGCTCTGACGCCAGCCCCCAGACCCTCATGGGCTTCTGCATCGCCATGGTGGTGTCCTTCCTGCCCCTTCTCCTGGTGCTTCTCTCCTATGCCCACATCCTGGCCTCAGTGCTTCGCATCGGCTCTCGAGAAGGACGCtccaaagccttctccacctgcagcTCCCACCTCCTGGCGGTTGGCACCTACTACTCATCCATTGCCATAGCCTATGTGGCCTACAGGGCTGACCTGCCCCTCGACTTCCACATCGTGGGCAACGTGGTGTTTGCTATTCTCACACCTGTCCTCAACCCTCTCATCTACACGCTGAGGAACAAGGATGTCAAAGCAGCCATCACCAAAATATCATGTCCTCAAGACCTAGGGCCTTCTGAGGACCTTTGA